A stretch of Bombus huntii isolate Logan2020A chromosome 7, iyBomHunt1.1, whole genome shotgun sequence DNA encodes these proteins:
- the LOC126867505 gene encoding dystonin isoform X12, with the protein MSTQAYYKERLGFDPADTVAEHHREQRSQHGYEESLSKFKGQNENGFSWMMEGRENWRVEGATEHRSGSTQAFWGCWAMFIEAHDERDAIQKKTFTKWVNKHLKKASRHVGDLFEDLRDGHNLISLLEVLSGEHLPRERGRMRFHMLQNVQMALDFLRYKKIKLVNIRAEDIVDGNPKLTLGLIWTIILHFQSWRRKISDIVVGQESNVTAREALLRWARRSTARYPGVRVTDFTGSWRDGLAFSALIHRNRPDLVDWKGARASQPRERLDRVFYVAEREYGVTRLLDPEDVDTPEPDEKSLITYISSLYDVFPEPPTIHPLYDAEDQRRSEEYRELASSLHMWIREKMCLMQERVFPPTLIEMKNLAAGSTKFKNEEVPPRYRDKQRLSYIFRDLQKYFEAVGEVDIEPHLRIEVIEENWNRLMMLHQEREQAIIDEIKRLERLQRLAEKVHREMKATDNRLEELERRVEDEARRLDRLHPLEAKHAVDLLEQDIRNTEVQIQNIFPDVHTLTEGRYSQAAELRKRVQKLHQRWVALRSLLHKRLVQPLSAVSFPVEERVVTKHRTTVHETRLVDTNPHFRALHDCIDWCKAKIKQLQDADYGSDLPSVQNELEVHQREHKNIEQFHPKVERCVQAKSHFHAEELTLYSQHLTVLQKLHTELLAASNKRLSDLDTLHDFIQSATNELVWLSSKEETEVTRDWSDKNLNVQSIEQYYERTFGSGIESLMSDLEKREIQFSAVQDRGEALVLQHHPAAKTIEAYMSAMQSQWTWLLQLTLCLEVHLKHAAQSQQFFRDVQQAEQWISKRDESLNTIYSQSEFSLDEGERLLKGMQELREELNSYGDHVQKLVDQAKDVVPMKQRRQPVARPMQVTCVCSYKQVNMSIEKGEQCTLYDNSGRIKWRVKNQEGVESPVPGVCFALQPPDKDALDAAERLRRQYDRSVGLWQRKQLRLRQNMIFATIKVVKGWDLPQFLAMGQDQRTAIRKALNEDAEKLLSEGDPADPQLRRLKRETAEVNKLFDELEKRARAEEESKNAGRIFNEQISAIQEALDEAERVLNTRIAAPLPRDIDSLEHLVLQHKDFEQTLKRQTPDLDKVQQTFRGITLKTPAMRNKLDAVTTKWTNIWNSSNLYIERLKCVEIVLSSLEENTTSVSELEVKLASFDELPPDLKGLQNVLEDLMVLQNAISQQQTAMDKLNEDTQNARHVVEKSRPSHRGSHSDMDRLDDEVNKLNSRWTNLCAQLVERVRSAEAAYGLAQQLEHAYRNEVDFIDESYEKLEVENAKNLLNKVVERAPAIEAVNVTGSRLIREGKIYGQRLRAFTEQLEDICPSLDASVKKPRREFVSTVDDVARDLDTLNKRYTTLVDLLQERVTQLAAQQTEETSQQFQEALEGLQKWLTDTEEMVSNQKSPSSDYNVVKAQLQEQKFLKKMLMDQQNSMSSSYNMGQEVAAEAEPKERKKIEKQLKDLMARFDNLTESAAKRMEALEQAMGVAKQFQDKLIPLQTWLDKTEKRVRDMELVPTDEEKIQQRVTEHDGLHEDILSKKPEFSELTEVASQLMSLVGEDEAAALADKLQDAADRYAALVERSESLGNLLQRSRQGLRHLVLSYQELQAWMEGMEIRLSKYRVLAVHTEKLLQQMEDLADLTEEVSTRQTEVDSTTDTGLELMKHISSDEALQLKDKLDSLQRRFNDLVSRGSDLLKHAQESLPLVQQFHDNHNRLMDWMQAAESALQSAEPREDEIIRLEMEISEYRPVLDKINAVGPQLSQLSPGEGAATIEALVTRDNRRFAAIAEQIQRKAERLQLSKQRSLEVIGDIDDLLEWFHEVDNQLREAEPPSSEPEIIRVQLKEHKALNDDISSQKGRVRDVISTAKKVIRENGQYEDKSTIRENMEDLRETMEIVSGLSMDRLGALEQALPLAEHLRDTHIDLVSWLEEAEQQVAMLPMPALRPDLIAAQQDKNEFLVQSINEHKPLVEKLNKTGEALLKLCNEEEGIKIQDILEADTTRYAALRAELRGRQQTLEQALQESSQFSDKLEGMLRALSSTADQVNGAEPISAHPGRLRDQMEENSALVDELAQRSEAYAAVRRAADDVISKAGNRADPAVKDIKRKLDKLNKLWSDVQKSTTDRGQTLDEALAIAEKFWSELNGVMSTLRELQDALAGQAPPAAQPAAIQQQQVALQEIRHEIDQTKPDVEQVRASGHELMGLCGEPDKPDVRKHIEDLDQAWDNVTALYARREENLIDAMEKAMEFHETLQNLLEFLQEAEDKFSSMGLLGSDIDEVKKQIKQLANFKAEVDPHMVKVEALNRSLIRQAAELTERTSSEQAAAIKEPLGAVNRRWDGLLRGLVERQRLLENALLRLGQFQHALDELLVWIEKTDDTLDNLKAVAGDPQVIEVELAKLKVLVNDIQAHQTSVDTLNDAGRQLIEDGKGTAEASTTAEKLGTLNRRWRDLLQRAADRQRELEDALREAQTFTAEIQDLLSWLGDVDNTIVASKPVGGLPETASEQLERFMEVYNELEQNRLKVESVLQQGQAYLKRADSTSAGGLNHNLRTLKQRWDNVTARASDKKIKLEIALKEATEFHDALQSFVDWLTNAEKILTNLKPVSRVMETILGQIEEHKAFQKDVGVHRETMLNLDKKGTHLKYFSQKQDVILIKNLLISVQHRWERVVSKSAERTRALDHGYKEAREFHDAWSNIMNWLDETEKTLDEVASDGALGGNDPEKIKARLNKHRELQKALSAKQGTYDATMKNGKSLKDKAPKSDEFALKELLNELKNKWTTVCGKCVDRQRKLEEALLFSGQFKDAIQALLEWLSKSEKQLADTGPLYGDLDTVMNLVEQHKTFEKDLESRVSQMESVIKTGRELLAKATPDDASAIGSQLAEINNLWDTVTKLSSDKTERLQEALREAERLHKAVHVLLEWLSDAEMKLRFAGQLPEDEQESRNQLMEHEKFLRELSTKEIEKDQTLELAHVILAKAHPDGALVIKHWITIIQSRWEEVSTWAQQRNQRLENHMRGLQDLDNLLEELLSWLEGLENTLNALEAEPLPDDKATLEMLIVDHREFMENTSRRQNEVDRVCKARQIKSAKDTMKITKAKSPAPTRASPGRERTPDSLPHIGPRFPPKGSKGAEPEFRSPRVKLLWDRWRHVWMLAWERQRRLQDKYNYIQELDRVANFSWEDWRKRFLKFMNHKKSRLTDLFRKMDKNNDGLIPREDFIQGIMNTKFETSRLEMGAVADLFDRHGEGLIDWKEFIAALRPDWEERRTYNDTDKIHDEVKRLVMLCTCRQKFRVFQVGEGKYRFGDSQKLRLVRILRSTVMVRVGGGWVALDEFLLKNDPCRVFLMPIPDPNKPEQHEGWCPLAKGRTNIELREQFILADGVSQTMTAFRSKPSPTSTLQRTPISSANAGPITKVRERSARSVPMGQSRASRSSLSAGTPDSLSDNESSFKLGSARKTSTPYRSSMTPGGSRPSSRPASRPTSRPTSRPGSRPASRQGSKPPSRYGSTQSLDSTDDSTNVSRIPRRTAVSTTGNTPTSSRHNSVSGKRLSVNGSSSRPRTPTGLVSPASGVPARFGTIHRASSIPTLTGVGTPISRSRIPVYVGTDIKSPQSTTSNISTHSTQSNYSTVSTDSTGSSSMCTNSATNTSSAVKRARTRTPSSGSSTPLPPSLKLSRKPSGASDTSVSTTPATKRKGKPTPIDQRAPFRL; encoded by the exons GCCAGCAGACATGTCGGAGATCTGTTCGAAGACCTGCGGGACGGGCACAACCTCATTTCCTTGCTGGAGGTACTCTCGGGCGAGCATCTT CCGCGAGAGAGAGGTCGGATGCGTTTCCACATGCTGCAGAACGTACAAATGGCTCTTGACTTTTTGCGCTACAAGAAGATCAAGCTCGTTAATATTCGTGCTGAAGACATTGTCGATGGAAACCCAAAGTTGACTCTAGGTTTGATATGGACCATCATACTTCACTTCCAG AGCTGGCGTCGCAAG aTATCCGATATTGTAGTGGGTCAGGAATCGAACGTGACTGCCCGTGAAGCTCTTCTGAGATGGGCCAGACGATCGACGGCGCGTTATCCTGGAGTGCGCGTCACGGACTTTACCGGATCGTGGAGGGACGGGCTAGCTTTCAGCGCATTAATCCATCGAAACAGACCAGATCTGGTCGATTGGAAAGGTGCTCGTGCTAGTCAACCACGAGAGCGGCTCGATCGGGTCTTCTACGTCGCGGAGCGCGAGTATGGCGTTACGAGGCTTCTCGATCCTGAAG ATGTGGACACTCCTGAACCGGATGAGAAGTCCTTGATAACGTACATCTCTTCGCTCTACGACGTGTTCCCGGAGCCGCCAACGATTCACCCGTTGTACGATGCCGAGGACCAGAGGCGCTCAGAGGAATATAGAGAGCTAGCTAGTTCCCTCCACATGTGGATCCGTGAAAAGATGTGCCTGATGCAGGAACGTGTCTTCCCGCCGACCTtgatagaaatgaaaaatttggcGGCCGGCAGCACGAAATTCAAGAATGAGGAAGTACCGCCCAGATACAGAGACAAGCAACGACTTTCTTACATCTTCAGGGATTTGCAAAAGTACTTCGAAGCGGTCGGTGAGGTAGACATCGAACCTCACTTGCGTATCGAGGTTATTGAAGAAAATTGGAATAGATTGATGATGCTGCATCAGGAAAGAGAACAGGCGATAATCGACGAAATTAAACG ACTCGAACGACTGCAACGACTAGCAGAGAAAGTGCACAGAGAGATGAAGGCGACCGACAATCGATTGGAGGAGCTCGAGAGACGAGTGGAGGACGAAGCCAGGCGTCTCGATCGACTTCATCCTCTGGAAGCGAAACATGCGGTGGATCTTTTGGAACAGGATATTCGTAACACCGAGGTCCAGatccaaaatatttttccggACGTGCATACACTTACCGAGGGGCGATACAGTCAGGCGGCCGAACTTCGCAAAAG AGTTCAGAAGCTACATCAACGGTGGGTCGCCCTGCGATCTCTTCTTCATAAACGTTTGGTACAGCCGCTGTCGGCCGTATCTTTCCCGGTAGAAGAACGCGTCGTTACGAAACACCGTACTACCGTCCATGAGACCCGATTGGTCGACACCAATCCACATTTCCGTGCGTTACACGACTGCATCGACTGGTGTAAGGCGAAGATCAAACAGCTCCAGGATGCAGACTATGGCTCCGATTTACCTAGCGTGCAGAACGAATTGGAGGTTCACCAAAGAGAACACAAGAATATCGAGCAGTTCCATCCTAAAGTGGAGAGATGTGTGCAGGCTAAGAGCCACTTTCACGCTGAGGAATTGACATTGTACAGCCAACATCTAACTGTTCTTCAAAAACTTCACACTGAATTATTGGCGGCCTCGAATAAGAGACTTTCCGATTTGGACACTCTACATGACTTTATACAATCGGCGACTAATGAACTGGTTTGGCTGAGTTCTAAGGAGGAGACGGAGGTGACACGCGATTGGAGTGATAAGAATTTGAATGTGCAAAGTATTGAGCAGTATTACGAG CGTACGTTTGGATCTGGTATAGAG TCCCTTATGAGCGACCTAGAGAAGCGGGAGATTCAATTCTCCGCGGTGCAAGATCGAGGCGAAGCTCTGGTCCTTCAACATCATCCCGCCGCGAAAACCATCGAAGCTTACATGTCCGCTATGCAGAGTCAATGGACTTGGCTTCTCCAATTAACTCTTTGTCTAGAAGTTCATCTGAAACACGCAGCACAGAGTCAACAATTTTTCCGGGATGTTCAACAGGCTGAACAGTGGATCTCGAAGAGAGATGAGTCGCTCAACACCATTTATTCCCAATCAGAATTCTCCTTGGACGAGGGTGAACGTTTATTGAAGGGTATGCAAGAACTACGCGAAGAATTGAATAGTTACGGCGATCATGTGCAGAAACTGGTTGATCAAGCGAAGGACGTGGTTCCTATGAAGCAACGTCGACAGCCTGTGGCACGGCCTATGCAAGTTACGTGCGTCTGCAGCTACAAACAAGTCAAT ATGTCGATTGAGAAGGGTGAACAGTGTACGTTATACGACAACTCTGGTAGGATAAAATGGCGCGTAAAGAATCAAGAAGGCGTCGAGTCCCCTGTTCCAGGCGTCTGCTTTGCTCTTCAGCCACCTGACAAGGATGCTCTCGATGCTGCCGAAAGATTGCGACGACAATATGACCGAAGTGTTGGATTATGGCAACGGAAACAGCTTCGATTACGACAAAATATGATTTTCGCGACCATCAAAGTGGTCAAAGGCTGGGATCTACCGCAGTTCTTGGCTATGGGTCAGGATCAGAGAACTGCTATCAGAAAAGCCTTGAACGAGGATGCTGAGAAACTCCTGTCCGAAGGCGACCCTGCTGATCCACAGTTGAGGCGACTGAAGCGAGAAACGGCCGAAGTGAACAAATTGTTCGATGAACTGGAGAAACGTGCCAGAGCGGAGGAAGAGTCAAAGAACGCAGGACGTATTTTCAACGAACAGATTTCTGCCATTCAAGAAGCATTAGACGAAGCAGAGAGAGTTCTGAACACTCGCATAGCTGCACCATTGCCGAGAGACATCGACAGCTTAGAACATTTGGTTCTGCAACACAAAGATTTTGAGCAAACTCTCAAACGTCAAACGCCAGATCTAGATAAAGTTCAGCAAACTTTCCGTGGTATTACTTTGAAGACTCCAGCCATGAGAAACAAGCTCGACGCTGTTACCACCAAATGGACAAATATTTGGAACTCCAGTAATCTGTACATTGAGCGGCTAAAGTGTGTTGAGATCGTGCTTTCTAGTCTTGAGGAGAATACAACCTCGGTATCCGAATTGGAAGTGAAATTGGCATCGTTCGACGAGCTGCCACCGGATCTGAAGGGATTACAGAATGTACTAGAAGATCTGATGGTGCTTCAAAATGCCATCTCTCAACAGCAAACTGCAATGGATAAACTGAACGAAGATACGCAGAACGCAAGACATGTTGTTGAAAAGTCGAGGCCAAGTCATCGTGGCTCTCATTCTGATATGGATCGCTTAGACGATGAAGTGAACAAACTAAACTCCAGATGGACCAATCTCTGTGCTCAGTTGGTTGAAAGAGTTCGCAGCGCGGAAGCAGCCTATGGCCTAGCTCAACAGTTAGAACATGCCTACCGTAACGAGGTGGACTTCATTGACGAATCGTACGAAAAACTCGAGGTGGAGAATGCGAAG AATCTATTGAACAAGGTGGTAGAACGAGCGCCGGCGATCGAAGCAGTAAATGTGACGGGCAGTCGATTGATTCGTGAAGGAAAG ATCTACGGACAAAGGCTTCGAGCGTTCACGGAACAGCTGGAAGATATCTGCCCGTCTTTGGATGCTTCGGTGAAAAAACCGCGACGAGAGTTCGTCTCAACGGTTGACGACGTCGCTCGTGATCTAGATACTCTGAACAAGAGGTACACCACGCTCGTGGATCTCCTTCAGGAACGGGTTACACAGCTGGCAGCGCAACAAACCGAGGAGACATCTCAACAG TTCCAGGAGGCTCTGGAGGGTCTCCAGAAATGGCTGACGGACACAGAGGAAATGGTATCCAACCAGAAATCACCATCGTCGGATTACAACGTAGTCAAGGCTCAATTACAAGAACAAAAATTCCTGAAGAAGATGCTAATGGATCAGCAAAACTCAATGTCCTCCTCGTACAACATGGGCCAAGAAGTGGCGGCTGAGGCGGAGCCTAAGGAACGGAAGAAGATCGAGAAACAACTGAAAGATTTGATGGCAAGATTTGATAATCTTACAGAAAGCGCTGCTAAGAGAATGGAAGCACTTGAACAAGCGATGGGAGTAGCGAAACAGTTCCAGGATAAACTGATACCACTTCAAACTTGGCTGGACAAGACCGAAAAACGCGTGAGAGATATGGAGTTGGTTCCAACGGACGAGGAAAAAATCCAGCAACGCGTTACCGAACACGATGGCCTCCACGAGGATATTCTGTCAAAGAAACCTGAATTCAGTGAACTTACAGAGGTTGCTAGTCAACTAATGTCTCTGGTAGGCGAAGATGAAGCCGCTGCTTTGGCTGACAAACTTCAGGATGCGGCTGATAGATACGCTGCATTGGTCGAACGATCAGAATCTCTTGGTAACTTACTTCAACGTTCGAGACAGGGTTTACGTCATCTGGTACTCAGCTATCAAGAACTTCAGGCTTGGATGGAGGGTATGGAAATCAGATTGTCGAAATACAGAGTGCTGGCAGTGCATACGGAGAAGCTTCTTCAACAAATGGAAGACCTAGCTGACTTGACCGAAGAGGTTTCGACTCGACAGACGGAAGTAGACAGTACCACCGATACTGGATTGGAATTAATGAAACACATCTCGAGCGACGAGGCGCTTCAATTGAAAGATAAACTCGATTCTTTGCAACGGCGATTTAATGATTTGGTTAGTCGAGGTTCCGACTTGCTGAAGCACGCGCAAGAGTCTCTTCCATTGGTGCAACAATTCCATGATAATCATAATCGTTTAATGGATTGGATGCAGGCTGCGGAATCGGCACTGCAATCAGCCGAACCTCGCGAAGATGAAATTATTAGATTAGAAATGGAGATATCGGAATATAGACCAGTTCTAGACAAGATCAACGCCGTTGGACCGCAGTTGTCTCAGTTATCTCCGGGTGAAGGGGCGGCCACTATCGAAGCTCTAGTCACCAGAGACAACAGGAGATTCGCAGCCATTGCCGAGCAGATTCAACGAAAGGCTGAGAGGCTTCAGCTGAGTAAGCAACGTTCGCTTGAAGTGATCGGTGATATCGACGATTTACTAGAATGGTTCCATGAAGTGGATAATCAATTAAGGGAAGCAGAACCACCGAGCAGCGAACCGGAGATCATCAGGGTACAATTGAAGGAGCATAAAGCCTTGAACGATGACATATCCAGTCAGAAAGGACGTGTTAGGGATGTGATATCCACGGCAAAGAAGGTGATCCGTGAAAATGGTCAATACGAGGACAAATCTACGATCAGAGAAAATATGGAGGACTTACGAGAAACCATGGAAATCGTCTCCGGTCTTTCAATGGATAGACTCGGTGCGCTGGAACAAGCTTTGCCATTGGCTGAACATTTACGCGACACTCACATTGATTTAGTCAGCTGGTTAGAGGAGGCTGAACAACAAGTCGCAATGCTTCCTATGCCTGCTTTAAGACCCGATCTAATAGCCGCCCAACAGGACAAGAACGAGTTCCTCGTGCAGAGCATCAACGAACACAAACCTTTGGTCGAGAAGCTGAACAAAACTGGTGAAGCATTGTTGAAGCTGTGCAACGAAGAAGAAGGTATCAAGATACAGGACATATTGGAAGCAGACACCACTCGATATGCAGCCCTCAGAGCAGAACTTCGTGGTCGACAGCAGACTCTCGAACAGGCACTTCAGGAATCTTCTCAGTTCTCCGACAAGCTGGAAGGAATGCTGCGTGCTCTCTCATCAACTGCTGATCAAGTAAATGGCGCCGAACCGATCAGCGCTCATCCTGGTCGGTTAAGAGATCAGATGGAAGAGAATTCCGCTTTGGTCGACGAATTGGCTCAAAGATCCGAGGCCTATGCGGCTGTGAGGAGGGCCGCTGATGACGTGATCAGCAAGGCAGGTAACAGAGCTGATCCAGCCGTAAAGGACATCAAACGGAAGCTGGACAAATTGAACAAACTATGGAGCGACGTGCAAAAGTCGACGACCGACAGAGGTCAAACGTTAGACGAAGCTTTGGCGATCGCCGAAAAATTCTGGTCTGAGTTGAATGGCGTGATGTCGACTCTGCGAGAGCTTCAGGATGCTCTTGCTGGTCAGGCGCCACCAGCAGCTCAACCTGCTGCCATTCAACAGCAACAGGTTGCCTTGCAGGAGATTAGGCACGAAATCGACCAAACGAAACCGGATGTCGAGCAAGTACGAGCATCTGGTCACGAGTTGATGGGTCTTTGCGGTGAGCCAGACAAACCAGATGTTAGAAAGCATATCGAAGATTTGGATCAAGCCTGGGATAACGTAACTGCCCTATATGCCAGAAGAGAGGAAAATCTGATCGATGCTATGGAGAAGGCCATGGAGTTCCACGAGACCTTGCAAAATCTTTTGGAGTTCCTACAAGAAGCCGAGGACAAGTTCTCCAGTATGGGACTGCTAGGAAGCGACATCGACGAAGTTAAAAAACAGATTAAACAATTGGCCAATTTCAAAGCCGAAGTAGATCCTCACATGGTCAAGGTCGAAGCTCTAAACAG GAGTCTGATAAG ACAAGCTGCCGAACTGACAGAGAGAACGTCCTCGGAACAAGCTGCAGCCATCAAAGAACCGCTTGGTGCCGTTAACAGACGGTGGGACGGACTGCTTCGAGGCCTCGTGGAGAGGCAAAGGCTCTTGGAGAACGCGTTACTACGTCTAGGGCAATTCCAGCACGCTCTAGACGAGTTGCTGGTATGGATCGAGAAGACGGACGACACTTTGGATAACTTGAAGGCCGTGGCCGGCGATCCTCAAGTGATCGAAGTGGAATTAGCTAAACTGAAAGTACTTGTGAATGATATTCAAGCCCATCAGACCAGCGTGGACACTCTGAACGACGCTGGAAGACAGTTAATAGAGGATGGAAAGGGAACAGCCGAAGCTTCGACGACTGCTGAGAAATTAGGTACTTTGAATCGTCGTTGGCGCGATTTGTTGCAACGTGCTGCTGATCGTCAACGAGAACTGGAAGATGCGCTCAGAGAAGCACAAACCTTCACGGCGGAAATACAGGACCTTCTGTCTTGGCTGGGTGATGTGGACAATACCATAGTAGCTTCGAAACCTGTTGGAGGATTGCCGGAAACGGCTTCAGAACAGTTAGAACGCTTTATGGAAGTGTACAACGAATTGGAACAAAATCGTTTGAAAGTCGAATCGGTTCTTCAACAAGGACAAGCATACCTGAAGCGTGCCGATTCTACTAGTGCCGGTGGTCTGAATCACAACTTGAGGACTTTGAAACAACGATGGGATAATGTGACTGCTCGCGCAAGTGATAAAAAGATCAAGCTTGAGATCGCTCTGAAAGAGGCTACAGAGTTCCACGATGCACTCCAATCGTTTGTTGATTGGTTAACCAACGCAGAGAAGATTCTGACGAATCTGAAACCTGTGTCGAGGGTAATGGAAACTATCCTCGGACAGATAGAGGAACACAAAGCGTTCCAGAAGGACGTTGGAGTTCATCGTGAGACTATGCTGAACCTCGATAAGAAGGGCACGCATTTGAAATACTTTTCACAGAAACAGGACGTGATTCTAATCAAAAACTTGTTGATAAGTGTGCAACACAGATGGGAAAGAGTAGTTTCGAAATCTGCAGAGAGAACCAGGGCTCTTGATCACGGATACAAAGAGGCCAGAGAATTCCACGATGCTTGGTCCAATATAATGAACTGGCTCGACGAAACGGAGAAGACTTTGGACGAGGTTGCCAGTGATGGCGCCCTTGGAGGAAATGATCCAGAGAAAATCAAAGCTAGATTGAATAAGCACCGTGAATTGCAGAAAGCTCTCAGCGCCAAACAGGGTACCTATGACGCAACTATGAAGAATGGAAAATCATTAAAAGACAAAGCGCCTAAGAGCGACGAATTTGCTCTGAAAGAACTTTTGAATGAGTTGAAGAACAAGTGGACCACGGTTTGTGGTAAGTGCGTGGATAGACAGAGGAAGCTCGAAGAAGCATTGTTGTTCTCGGGACAATTCAAGGACGCTATTCAGGCGTTGCTGGAATGGCTTAGTAAGTCTGAGAAGCAGCTGGCGGACACCGGTCCACTTTATGGCGACCTTGACACTGTAATGAATTTGGTTGAACAACATAAGACCTTCGAGAAGGATCTCGAATCCAGAGTCTCTCAGATGGAATCTGTAATCAAAACGGGTCGCGAGCTTCTTGCTAAGGCGACACCTGATGATGCATCTGCTATAGGATCACAGCTTGctgaaataaataatctttGGGACACGGTAACCAAGTTGTCCTCTGATAAGACTGAACGACTCCAAGAAGCCCTCAGAGAGGCTGAACGCCTTCACAAAGCAGTTCACGTACTTCTGGAGTGGCTGAGTGATGCTGAGATGAAGCTGAGATTCGCTGGACAGTTACCGGAAGACGAACAGGAGAGCAGAAATCAGTTGATGGAACACGAAAAGTTCTTGCGTGAATTAAGCACCaaggaaattgaaaaagatcAAACTTTGGAGCTGGCTCACGTGATTCTTGCAAAGGCACACCCTGATGGAGCTTTGGTTATCAAACACTGGATCACGATCATTCAGTCCAGATGGGAGGAGGTTTCCACCTGGGCCCAACAAAGGAATCAAAGATTGGAGAATCATATGCGAGGACTTCAG GACCTCGACAATCTTCTGGAAGAACTACTGTCGTGGTTAGAAGGTTTGGAGAACACTCTCAACGCTCTTGAAGCTGAGCCTCTACCAGACGATAAAGCTACTTTAGAAATGTTGATTGTGGATCACAGAGAATTTATGGAGAACACCAGTCGAAGACAGAATGAAGTTGACCGCGTCTGCAAAGCCAGACAGATCAAATCTGCGAAAGATACGATGAAGATAACGAAGGCTAAGTCACCTGCCCCAAC CCGAGCCAGCCCAGGCCGTGAGAGAACGCCCGATTCGTTGCCGCACATCGGCCCACGGTTCCCACCCAAAGGAAG CAAAGGTGCCGAACCGGAATTCCGTAGTCCGAGAGTAAAACTGCTGTGGGACAGGTGGAGACACGTTTGGATGTTGGCGTGGGAACGTCAACGTCGTTTACAGGATAAGTATAATTATATCCAAGAACTGGACCGTGTCGCAAACTTCAGCTGGGAAGATTGGCGCAAGAGA TTCCTGAAATTCATGAACCACAAAAAGTCCAGATTAACAGATCTCTTCAGGAAAATGGATAAGAATAACGACGGACTGATTCCACGCGAGGACTTCATTCAAGGAATCATGAACACCA AATTCGAGACTTCACGGTTAGAAATGGGAGCGGTCGCAGATTTGTTCGATCGCCACGGTGAAGGATTGATAGATTGGAAGGAATTCATCGCGGCTCTAAGACCAGACTGGGAGGAACGCAGAACGTATAACGACACTGACAAGATTCACGATGAAGTAAAACGATTGGTGATGCTTTGTACTTGTCGCCAGAAATTCCGTGTATTCCAAGTTGGCGAAGGAAAATATAGG TTTGGAGACAGTCAAAAGTTGCGGTTGGTACGGATTCTACGATCGACCGTGATGGTACGAGTCGGTGGTGGATGGGTAGCATTGGAcgaatttctattaaaaaatgatCCTTGCCGCG TTTTTCTAATGCCGATACCGGACCCTAACAAACCGGAACAACATGAGGGTTGGTGTCCGCTCG CCAAGGGAAGAACGAATATCGAGCTGCGAGAACAATTCATATTGGCGGATGGCGTCAGCCAGACAATGACGGCGTTCAGATCGAAACCGAGCCCAACCTCGACGCTGCAGCGTACGCCAATCTCATCCGCGAATGCCGGACCCATCACCAAG GTGAGGGAACGCAGCGCTCGCAGCGTTCCCATGGGACAGTCGCGAGCATCGCGCTCTTCGTTGAGCGCCGGAACGCCGGACAGCCTAAGCGACAACGAGAGCTCCTTCAAGCTTGGCTCCGCCAGGAAAACAAGTACACCCTACAGAAGCTCTATGACACCGG GCGGTAGTCGACCATCCAGTAGGCCAGCTTCGAGACCAACGTCCAGACCAACCAGTAGACCCGGAAGTAGGCCCGCATCCAGGCAAGGAAGCAAACCACCGAGTCGCTATGGTTCCACACAATCGTTAGATAGTACTG ATGATTCGACAAATGTGAGCCGCATTCCACGCAGAACGGCAGTCAGCACGACAGGGAATACTCCTACTTCTAGCAGACACAATAGTGTGTCAGGAAAGCGCTTATCGGTGAACGGTTCGAGTTCACGACCTCGAACGCCCACCGGCCTGGTTAGTCCTGCCAGTGGTGTTCCAGCGAG gtTTGGCACGATCCATAGAGCTTCGAGCATTCCAACCCTGACTGGTGTCGGCACACCGATCAG CCGTTCGAGGATCCCCGTATATGTGGGCACGGATATAAAATCCCCACAATCGACGACCAGCAATATTTCCACTCATTCTACGCAAAGCAACTACTCGACGGTTTCTACCGATTCTACCGG GAGCAGCTCGATGTGTACAAATTCAGCAACTAACACCTCGTCGGCCGTTAAGCGAGCTAG AACAAGGACACCGTCCAGTGGATCGAGCACGCCACTGCCGCCTTCTTTGAAGCTATCCAGGAAACCTTCTGGAGCATCGGATACGTCCGTATCGACCACACCGGCCACTAAACgaaaaggcaaaccaacgccgATCGACCAACGGGCGCCATTCCGATTATAG